A stretch of the Dichotomicrobium thermohalophilum genome encodes the following:
- a CDS encoding cold-shock protein, translating to MDVAVIAGQIKWFDASKGFGFIVPDNGLPDVLLHVTVLRRDGFQTAHEGARVVCEVTNSEKGLQAIRVIDMDESTAVHPSQLPQRTRVKVEPESDWERAMVKWFNRQRGFGFLTRGEGTEDIFVHMETLRRFGFAELRPLQIVQVRYGRGEKGLMAAELRPDGKPSILSSSH from the coding sequence ATGGACGTTGCGGTCATCGCCGGACAGATCAAATGGTTCGACGCGTCCAAGGGGTTCGGCTTCATTGTGCCGGACAACGGCTTGCCGGATGTGCTCCTGCACGTGACGGTGTTGCGGCGTGACGGGTTCCAGACGGCGCATGAGGGGGCGCGCGTTGTCTGCGAGGTCACCAACAGCGAAAAAGGACTTCAGGCCATCCGTGTCATCGACATGGACGAGAGTACTGCGGTCCATCCATCGCAATTGCCGCAGCGCACGCGGGTGAAGGTCGAGCCGGAAAGCGACTGGGAACGGGCCATGGTCAAATGGTTCAACCGGCAGCGGGGCTTCGGTTTCTTGACACGCGGCGAGGGAACCGAGGATATCTTTGTCCACATGGAAACCCTGCGTCGTTTCGGCTTTGCGGAGCTGCGGCCTTTACAGATCGTCCAGGTGCGTTATGGCAGAGGCGAGAAAGGTCTCATGGCGGCGGAACTTCGCCCCGACGGCAAGCCGTCGATCCTCTCCTCCTCGCACTGA
- a CDS encoding DUF192 domain-containing protein, with protein sequence MIAVSGVNAAKLRVEPVVLVTETGRHTINAEIADTPGTRATGLMFRRSLDDDAGMLFIYDEPQNITMWMKNTYISLDMIFADASGTIIRIARDTEPFSTDIIEAGGPAKVVLEVAAGTAQRLRLKRGDRLEHPSVSAN encoded by the coding sequence ATGATCGCCGTTTCAGGCGTAAACGCAGCAAAGCTGCGGGTGGAGCCGGTTGTTCTCGTCACCGAGACAGGGCGGCACACCATCAACGCGGAAATCGCCGATACCCCAGGCACGCGGGCAACGGGGTTGATGTTCCGGCGCAGTCTCGATGATGACGCGGGAATGTTGTTCATCTACGACGAGCCCCAGAACATCACGATGTGGATGAAGAACACCTACATCTCGCTCGACATGATCTTCGCCGACGCGAGCGGGACCATCATCCGCATTGCCCGCGACACGGAACCTTTCTCAACGGACATTATCGAGGCCGGCGGTCCGGCAAAGGTTGTACTGGAAGTGGCCGCCGGCACCGCGCAACGCCTGAGGCTGAAGCGCGGCGACCGGCTGGAGCATCCGTCCGTGAGCGCCAACTAG
- a CDS encoding 4Fe-4S dicluster domain-containing protein, with product MTSLPKETTGKKLGLVIDLDICVGCHACATSCKEWNTTGYSAPLTDQDPYGSDPHGAWLNRIHTYEAGLGANSMTVHFPRSCLHCEEPDCVTVCPTGASYKRAEDGIVLVNPDTCIGCKLCSWACPYGAREYDYDDGVMKKCTLCVDRIYNENLEEEDRVPACVRACPTGARAFGDLGDPNSEVSRNVAERGGFDLLPEFGYKPVNKYLPPRERKDTPLEPELTSLAEMAKAPKPGSTADKLFAWADRILSR from the coding sequence ATGACATCGCTACCGAAGGAAACCACCGGCAAAAAGCTTGGCCTGGTGATAGACCTCGATATCTGCGTCGGCTGCCATGCCTGCGCAACCAGTTGCAAGGAGTGGAACACCACCGGCTATTCGGCGCCGCTGACCGATCAGGACCCCTATGGCAGCGATCCGCACGGCGCCTGGCTCAACCGCATCCACACCTACGAGGCGGGCCTCGGCGCCAACAGCATGACGGTGCATTTTCCGCGCTCCTGCCTGCACTGCGAGGAGCCGGACTGCGTGACCGTCTGCCCGACCGGCGCGTCCTACAAGCGCGCGGAAGACGGCATCGTGCTGGTCAACCCGGACACCTGCATTGGCTGCAAGCTGTGCTCCTGGGCCTGCCCGTATGGCGCGCGCGAATATGACTATGACGACGGCGTGATGAAGAAATGCACGCTGTGTGTCGACCGCATCTACAACGAGAACCTTGAGGAAGAGGATCGCGTCCCGGCCTGCGTCCGCGCCTGCCCGACCGGGGCGCGCGCCTTCGGCGATCTCGGCGACCCGAACAGCGAAGTTTCCCGCAACGTGGCCGAGCGCGGCGGTTTCGATCTGCTGCCCGAGTTCGGCTACAAACCGGTCAACAAGTATCTGCCGCCGCGCGAGCGCAAGGACACGCCACTGGAACCCGAACTGACGTCATTGGCCGAGATGGCCAAGGCACCAAAGCCCGGTTCGACGGCGGACAAGCTCTTCGCCTGGGCCGACCGCATCCTCTCACGATAG
- a CDS encoding dimethyl sulfoxide reductase anchor subunit family protein produces MHPAYSVIAFTTMSGAGYGLLALLGISGAAGLLPAERWFGLVAFAVALGLVTAGLLASTFHLGHPERAWRAFTQWRSSWLSREGVAAVVTYVPAGLYAIGWVFLEQNSGLWAVAGWLTAICAAITVYCTAMIYASLRTIPRWHNRWVPPVYLALGLATGAVLLALIAQVFGLFAPWMAWLTVAAFALGIVLKLAYWGSADNAPRQYTAEQATGLGGIGKVRQLEAPHTQANFVQREMGYQVARKHADRLRRIVLVAFAAPALLLALAAVAPTAIGILLSLLAAAAATIGVAVERWLFFAEAEHIVTLYYGAAAI; encoded by the coding sequence ATGCATCCCGCTTATTCCGTCATCGCCTTTACGACGATGTCCGGCGCCGGTTACGGCCTGCTCGCGCTGTTGGGCATTTCCGGCGCGGCCGGGCTCCTGCCGGCCGAGCGCTGGTTCGGTCTGGTGGCCTTCGCCGTGGCGCTTGGTCTTGTCACGGCGGGCCTCCTCGCCTCGACCTTCCATCTCGGGCACCCGGAACGCGCCTGGCGCGCCTTTACGCAGTGGCGGAGTTCCTGGTTGTCGCGCGAGGGAGTCGCAGCGGTCGTGACTTATGTGCCCGCCGGCCTCTACGCGATCGGCTGGGTCTTCCTCGAACAGAACTCCGGGTTGTGGGCCGTTGCAGGCTGGCTCACGGCGATCTGCGCGGCCATCACGGTCTACTGCACGGCGATGATCTACGCGTCGCTGCGCACCATCCCCCGCTGGCATAATCGCTGGGTGCCGCCGGTTTACCTGGCGCTCGGGCTGGCGACCGGCGCCGTTCTGCTTGCGCTCATCGCGCAGGTTTTCGGGCTGTTCGCGCCGTGGATGGCCTGGCTGACCGTTGCCGCCTTCGCGCTGGGCATCGTGCTGAAGCTCGCCTATTGGGGCAGCGCCGACAATGCGCCCCGTCAATATACGGCCGAGCAGGCAACGGGGCTCGGTGGCATCGGCAAGGTGCGCCAGCTTGAAGCGCCGCACACCCAGGCAAATTTCGTCCAGCGCGAAATGGGCTATCAGGTCGCGCGCAAGCATGCCGACCGGCTACGGCGGATCGTGCTGGTCGCTTTCGCCGCCCCCGCGCTTCTGCTCGCGCTGGCTGCGGTAGCGCCCACCGCGATCGGTATCCTGCTAAGCCTGCTCGCAGCCGCCGCCGCGACGATTGGGGTGGCGGTCGAACGCTGGCTGTTCTTCGCCGAAGCCGAGCACATCGTGACTCTCTATTACGGGGCGGCCGCCATTTGA